A region from the Acanthochromis polyacanthus isolate Apoly-LR-REF ecotype Palm Island chromosome 23, KAUST_Apoly_ChrSc, whole genome shotgun sequence genome encodes:
- the LOC110966165 gene encoding uncharacterized protein LOC110966165, with protein MGFEFWAALTELQKASQSSENSQLGAAGHAVDGKRDASFQRGSCTHTEEESDPWWRVDLENEYTITAVMVTNRDEHENMLDGAEIWIGNSIETNNIKNRCAVISHIPKGRTIYLYCSPAKGRYVTVLLRGSKKILSLCEVEVNVVFVVLFQERPLPNVALQGEATQSSTLRGAAASKAIDGRRNSYYSDWFCSHTAEGETDPWWRLDLRQTFVIVSIKVTNRGDCCAERLDGAEIRVGNSLQNNGYDNPRCATISHIRAGKTSTYQCDGGSMEGRFVNVVIPGKSKTLTLCEVEVGTSSECGLKQTNSTVNGFEWRVGL; from the exons ATGGGATTTGAATTCTGGGCAGCACTTACTGAGCTTCAG AAAGCCTCCCAGTCTTCAGAAAACAGTCAGTTGGGTGCTGCTGGACATGCAGTTGATGGGAAAAGAGATGCAAGCTTTCAACGTGGGTCCTGCACTCACACCGAGGAAGAATCTGACCCGTGGTGGAGAGTAGACCTGGAGAATGAATATACCATTACTGCTGTGATGGTAACCAACAGAGATGAGCATGAAAACATGCTGGATGGGGCCGAAATCTGGATTGGAAACTCAATAGAGACGAACAACATCAAAAACAG GTGTGCAGTCATCTCACACATCCCAAAGGGCCGCACAATCTACCTTTACTGCAGTCCTGCAAAGGGACGCTACGTTACTGTGCTTCTCCGAGGAAGCAAGAAGATCCTGAGCCTCTGCGAAGTTGAAGT aaatgttgtgtttgtggttttgtttcaaGAACGCCCTTTACCCAATGTGGCGCTGCAAGGAGAAGCCACCCAGTCATCCACGCTCCGTGGCGCTGCCGCCTCCAAAGCCATCGACGGGAGACGAAACTCCTACTATAGCGATTGGTTCTGTAGCCACACTGCTGAAGGCGAGACCGACCCCTGGTGGAGGCTGGACCTACGACAAACATTTGTTATTGTCTCCATAAAAGTCACCAACAGAGGAGACTGCTGTGCTGAAAGACTGGACGGAGCTGAGATCCGAGTAGGGAACTCACTGCAGAACAATGGATACGACAACCCCAG GTGTGCCACCATCTCCCACATCCGAGCAGGTAAAACCTCCACATACCAGTGTGATGGAGGCAGCATGGAGGGTCGCTTTGTCAATGTGGTTATCCCTGGAAAGAGTAAGACTCTTACCCTGTGCGAAGTGGAAGT